In Vespula vulgaris chromosome 10, iyVesVulg1.1, whole genome shotgun sequence, the following are encoded in one genomic region:
- the LOC127067069 gene encoding peptidyl-prolyl cis-trans isomerase 6-like, giving the protein MLRVFSVNLRSKRYISRRRIRNEKYSGARIVNLDLYSESEDDVVGKYAATFTVTDKVYFDVMIDDHPAGRIVLGLFGDVAPKTVKNFLTIATTGVNGRTYAGTLFHRVIKKFMIQGGDIENGDGSGSISIYGKYFDDENFDLQHTGPFFLSMANSGENTNGCQFFITTVATPWLDGKHTVFGKVIEGQSVVFKIEQTKTDVHDKPVKPVVISESGVIPVTSPFLVSDDPYNIWEWIKATCVPLTFSFTVLGFFHWMMKQLDV; this is encoded by the exons ATGTTGCGCGTTTTTAGCGTGAATTTACGTTCGAAACGGTATATCTCTCGTCGAAGAATTCGAAACGAAAAGTATTCGGGTGCACGAATCGTGAATCTAGATCTCTACAGCGAGAGCGAAGACGATGTAGTAGGCAAGTAT GCTGCTACCTTTACGGTCACGGATAAGGTATATTTCGACGTGATGATCGACGATCATCCTGCCGGAAGAATCGTTTTAGGCTTGTTCGGCGATGTCGCTCCGAAAACAGTGAAGAACTTTCTTACGATAGCTACGACCGGTGTAAACGGGAGAACTTACGCGGGCACGCTCTTTCATCGTGTCATTAAGAAATTTATGATTCAAG GCGGAGATATCGAAAATGGCGATGGTAGTGGATCGATCAGTATCTACGGGAAATATTTCGACGACGAGAACTTTGATTTACAACATACCGGACCGTTTTTCCTTAGTATGGCAAACTCTGGTGAAAATACCAATGGCTgtcaatttttcattacaacCGTTGCTACGCCTTGGTTAGACGGAAAGCATACCGTTTTTGGAAAG GTAATCGAAGGACAAAGTGTAGTTTTCAAAATCGAACAGACAAAGACGGACGTCCATGATAAACCAGTCAAGCCGGTAGTCATATCCGAAAGTGGAGTAATTCCGGTGACGTCGCCGTTCCTCGTATCCGATGATCCCTACAA TATCTGGGAATGGATCAAAGCGACCTGCGTACCATTGACTTTCAGTTTCACGGTTCTTGGTTTCTTTCACTGGATGATGAAGCAACTTGACGTTTAA
- the LOC127066704 gene encoding structural maintenance of chromosomes protein 5 — MEGNVIEKGIITQIYLENFVTYNKVVIKPGRNLNLIIGPNGTGKSTIVCAIVLGLGGKPNIIGRALQVKDYVKNGCNDAKIEITLKESQSKFVTITRIFDRTSKSYWLINGQSVSSTTVQKLTNSFNIQVDNLCQFLPQDKVHDFSKMNAQELLESTERSVGDPILLEYHIKLKEYRVQHKDLETQLASEQRLLETRTQKYEHLKEIVSTIKEKKAIKNQILTLKQKKAWMQYDQKRKQLVEIKKKRDVAENEVKSVQTKLIPLNDAIRKIQSDISTQQNIVNDYNSNKVINTKSKAKEVMSKIFQIENEIKEVENECSRKIQAEQNRDQDINLAQQQKSKLDNDLSLMIKDIGSEETIEMKQKEILSLLEKQKRVNNNLANQITICKQEHERIEREIRAAKEEQKSINIEAKRLELLKQRSPDAYRGVLWLRENQDKFRGKIYEPMLTLINVKDVTYSKYLERIIPLRDLIAFVCENKEDMNLLTKCLRDQQKLQVNVVHSDPNRKMYMDPNIPLKNIRRFGFEYYLASLFDAPPAIMKYLIPSYNLNNIPVGSRVVEENVDNVPRSLSCYFSENYIYSVNMSKYTGQRSIKKIQVAGNGLLSIVLDTSKLKQMEERLNVLAEKKEEILHKMKEIEEKMCTENKQLDIYRETRTKYQHNIQQIQALRNRISIANKKIEILENERTSREEIIEMHNKKIQTIVYNQLDKYREYNSLLNDCLKYVTINEQAKLRLRLYKQLLINRENEIQEMKEKLSEAEKTFKEIEFDYRPLKQEAIKAYNEAKVLTNDLSPQDEDFKPINRTFAKLPLTIEEIDKEIAVAQTKMFCMKQSVDAENIFREYEEVKIDMQNLRESIERETLQLESITRDTVRLREQWLPPLKRLIEQINVNFSSHFSDMKCAGEVTLFHGDNIMDFDQYGLKIRVKFRDTDELQELTRHHQSGGERSLTTAIYMISLQELSRVPFRCVDEINQGMDAVNERRVFELLVNITGKPGSSQYFLLTPKLLPNLSYCQTVTVHCVFNGPFMIPHSELDTEEYYRNIANRRRD, encoded by the exons ATGGAAGGTAATGTCATTGAAAAGGGAATAATAACGCaaatttatcttgaaaattttgT aaCTTATAACAAAGTTGTTATCAAACCTGGAAGAAATCTGAATTTAATCATTGGTCCTAACGGCACTGGCAAATCAACAATTGTATGTGCAATAGTACTTGGTTTGGGAGGCAAACCTAATATTATTGGTAGAGCACTACAGGTTAAAGATTATGTAAAGAATGGTTGTAACGAtgcaaaaattgaaattacatTGAAGGAGAGCCAATCCAAATTTGTTACCATTACAAGAATATTTGATAGAACGAGCAAATCTTATTGGTTAATAAATGGACAATCCGTTAGTTCTACGACTGTACAAAAATTAACGAATAGTTTCAATATTCAG GTAGACAATCTGTGTCAGTTTCTTCCGCAAGACAAAGTTcatgatttttcaaaaatgaatGCTCAAGAATTGTTGGAAAGCACGGAGAGATCGGTTGGCGATCcaatattattagaatacCATATCAAATTAAAGGAATATCGAGTTCAGCATAAGGATTTAGAAACGCAATTAGCAAGCGAACAACGTTTGTTAGAAACTAGAACACAAAAATATGAACATTTAAAGGAAATTGTTAGTACtatcaaggaaaaaaaagcgatAAAGAACCAAATTTTAAcgttgaaacagaaaaaagctTGGATGCAATATgatcaaaagagaaagcaatTGGTCGAA ataaagaagaagagagacgtAGCAGAAAATGAAGTAAAATCGGTACAAACAAAACTCATACCATTAAATGATGCGATACGGAAAATACAATCGGACATTAGCACGCAGCAAAACATAGTAAATGACTAT AATTCAAACAAAGTCATCAATACAAAGTCTAAAGCCAAGGAGGTAATGTCCAAAATATTTcagattgaaaatgaaattaaagagGTCGAAAACGAATGTTCACGTAAAATACAAGCGGAACAAAATCGCGATCAGGATATAAATCTTGCGCAGCAGCAAAAAAGTAAACTGGACAATGATTTAAGTCTAATGATTAAGGATATTGGTTCAG aagaaacgatagaaatgaaacaaaaagaaattttgtctCTCTTGGAAAAGCAAAAacgtgttaataataatttggcGAATCAGATAACCATTTGCAAGCAGGAACACGAACGAATTGAACGAGAGATCAGAG CTgcaaaagaagaacaaaaatccATTAATATCGAAGCTAAGAGATTGGAACTTTTGAAGCAGAGAAGTCCTGATGCGTATAGAGGTGTACTTTGGTTGCGTGAAAATCAAGATAAATTTCGGGGAAAAATATATGAACCCATGTTAACGTTGATTAATGTCAAAGATGTTACATATTCTAAATATTTGGAAAGGATAATTCCTCTTAGAGATTTAATAGCCTTCGTCTGCGAAAATAAAGAGGATATGAACTTATTAACAAAGTGTTTGAGGGATCAGCAGAAATTACAAGTGAATGTAGTACATTCTGACCCTAACAGAAAAATGTACATGGATCCGAATAtaccattaaaaaatattagaagatTTGGTTTCGAATATTATCTAGCTTCGCTCTTTGACGCACCACCTgctataatgaaatatttaataccatcgtataatttgaataatatacCAGTTGGATCACGTGTTGTCGAAGAAAATGTGGATAATGTACCACGTAGTTTATCCTGTTATTTTAGTG aaaattatatatattctgtgaATATGTCCAAGTATACTGGTCAAAGATCTATTAAAAAGATACAAGTAGCTGGAAACGGGTTATTATCAATAGTACTGGATACGAGTAAATTGAAACAAATGGAAGAAAG ATTAAATGTTCTTgcggaaaaaaaggaagaaatcctgcataagatgaaagaaatcgaagaaaagatgTGTACGGAGAATAAacaattagatatatatcgtGAAACTAGAACAAAATATCAGCATAACATACAGCAAATCCAAGCTCTAAGAAACAGAATATCCATAGctaataaaaagattgaaattttagaaaatgaaCGGACGAGTAGAGAAGAAATTATAGAGAtgcataataaaaagattcag acaattgtatataatcagttagataaatatagagaatataattcattattgaATGATTGTTTGAAATATGTAACGATTAACGAACAAGCTAAGTTAAGATTACGTTTGTATAAACAACTTTTGATAAACAGAGAGAATGAAATccaagaaatgaaagaaaagttatCCGAGGCAGAGAAAACGTTTAAAGAAATTGAATTCGATTACAGGCCATTAAAGCAAGAAGCGATTAAAGCATACAACGAAGCAAAAGTTCTTACCAACGATCTTAGCCCGCAAGACGAGGACTTCAAACCTATAAACCGAACATTTGCTAAACTACCGCTTACGAttgaagaaatagataaagaaatagcCGTAGCGCAGACCAAAATGTTTTGTATGAAACAAAGTGTTGATGCCGAAAAT ATATTCCGGGAATACGAAGAGGTAAAAATAGACATGCAAAATTTAAGAGAATCCATAGAAAGGGAAACATTACAATTGGAATCCATTACACGAGACACTGTTAGATTACGAGAGCAATGGTTACCACCTTtgaaaagattaattgaacAAATAAATGTGAATTTTAGTTCACATTTTTCAGATATGAAATGTGCTGGGGAAGTTACTCTTTTTCATGGAGATAATATT ATGGACTTCGATCAGTACGGTTTGAAAATTCGCGTCAAATTCCGAGATACGGATGAGTTGCAGGAATTAACAAGGCACCATCAAAGTGGTGGAGAAAGGTCGTTAACAACTGCAATTTATATGATTTCTCTTCAAGAATTATCTAGAGTACCCTTTCGTTGTGTCGACGAGATTAATCAG GGAATGGATGCGGTTAACGAAAGAAGAGTTTTTGAACTACTGGTTAATATAACAGGAAAGCCAGGTAgttctcaatattttttactgaCACCGAAA TTATTGCCTAATCTCTCATATTGTCAAACTGTAACTGTACATTGTGTGTTTAACGGTCCATTCATGATACCGCATTCGGAATTGGATACAGAGGAGTACTACAGAAATATCGCAAATCGTAGGCGAGATTaa
- the LOC127066714 gene encoding gustatory receptor 23a-like, translated as MKFEVSVYRKKYFLFRAKDYCSLMRPCFVISCILGVFPYHVTPTSLSISKFGYIYTTFVTGLYVVHVFIVLYQTDVSRILKYDSVPGMLQGNFYFILGTAVAVTAYYNIHRRLLFLQQLYLVASKLPSETFNKLSKYIHTKDIFGFLFLIGQMPNILNRSLVLTLSKCSLLYATLIVFIMDMLYMNCTCIIKECFTRINKNLENLQRVVVTGEPHLLRRVYHEKRNPLLLIELKAIKMRHQQVSDVLQQLNSTFGSQIIITSLMTFAEVTFSLYFYILQTIDKKEINLEKQIWYSYFITSIAYYSIKLGLIAWACETAKNEAAEVGIRIHEVVINTTDKDIKNELQLFSLQVLHRDNTFTSKGLTMDASLVTTIVGSITTYLLILIQFLISLHSCKPNNGTNVMF; from the exons ATGAAGTTCGAAGTATCcgtttatcgtaaaaaatactttcttttccGCGCTAAAGATTATTGTTCTTTGATGCGACCATGTTTCGTGATTTCTTGCATACTCGGTGTATTTCCCTATCACGTTACTCCAACGAGCTTGAGCATATCAAAATTCGGCTACATATATACCACGTTCGTAACAGGTCTATACGTCGTTCATGTTTTCATTGTTCTCTATCAAACCGATGTGTCCCGCATACTGAAATACGATAGCGTACCGGGAATGTTGCAgggcaatttttatttcatccttGGTACCGCGGTAGCCGTAACCGCGTACTACAATATACATCGCAGATTGTTATTTCTTCAACAATTATATCTAGTGGCCTCAAAGTTACCTTCCGAAACCTTCAATAAGCTGTCGAAATATATTCACACGAAAGACATATTcggttttttatttctgatcGGACAAATGCCGAACATTTTGAACCGATCGTTGGTCCTAACACTCAGCAAGTGCTCCTTACTATACGCTACATTGATAGTTTTCATAATGGATATGCTTTATATGAATTGTACCTGCATAATTAAAGAATGTTTTACaagaattaacaaaaatttggaaaatctTCAGCGCGTCGTCGTCACTGGCGAGCCTCATCTCTTGAGAAGGGTCTATCACGAAAAAAGGAATCCTTTGcttttaatagaattgaagGCCATTAAAATGAGACATCAACAGGTCAGCGACGTTCTTCAACAATTGAACTCGACTTTTGGTTCtcaaattattataacgtCTTTGATGACCTTCGCGGAAGTAACATTCAGTCTATACTTTTACATATTGCaaacgatcgataagaaagaaataaacttgGAGAAACAAATTTGGTATTCTTACTTTATAACATCGATAGCATATTATTCCATCAAGTTAGGTCTAATAGCGTGGGCGTGCGAAACCGCTAAAAACGAGGCTGCCGAGGTTGGAATTAGGATCCACGAGGTAGTTATCAATACTACGGACAAGGACATTAAAAACGAG CTGCAATTATTTTCCTTGCAAGTATTGCATCGAGATAACACCTTTACCTCCAAAGGACTCACTATGGACGCGTCTCTCGTAACAACG ATCGTAGGGAGCATTACAACGTATCTGTTGATTCTAATACAATTCCTGATTTCCTTACACTCGTGCAAACCCAACAACGGAACCAACGTAATGTTTTAA